Genomic window (Ammospiza caudacuta isolate bAmmCau1 chromosome 10, bAmmCau1.pri, whole genome shotgun sequence):
TGAAATGTGGAAGTACCTTTAACCTGTTTCTTGGAATAGCAAGATGTAAAACTTACTCAGAGTTGATTGATTTGCAGGAAGGGCTTTTGCAGTAATTTTTTCAAAGCAGGGCACTGCCCTTGCTGGGAGGTGATGGGTTCTGAGTTCTGACAGTGCAGCCACTTCTCCTCCAGTGTACCTGACTCTCCTGCCATGGCGCCCTTGAACTGAAGTGTCTCCTTaagggctgcctgtgctgaaAGCACAACAAAGAAATCCAAGTATTTAAGCCATGCTTTTAGTCTTtgagaaaggaaggagagagcagATGTGGGAAGCCATGCCACAGTGCCcactgggcagggcaggagcagggcttcATCAGCTGGGAATCCCAACAGGCTACGCCATACAGTCCATTTTTTGTTAAGTATTTTTCCTACTGGTTTTCAACTTTCTAAGTAAAATAGGAGTGTGATTACTTTTAATCAGGGGCCTTCAAAATCCATTATGGGTGCCTAAAGATTTTCCAGGAAAGGTCTGGGCTGTTACAGAGCATATTCAAGGACAATTATTAGTTGTTTCATGGACTCTCAAAGGAAGTAGCCCTCAATCAGCAAAGGTCAGGATTAAAGGATACTCTCAGTTGAACTAAATTGTCTTTCTTTGAAGAAAGTCTCTTTGCAGAAATGAGCTCTTTTTCTGAGAAGAGGACGAGTTTGATAGACAGTTGTGGTGAGCAGTGCAGTATGAGAGGTTCTAGGACAATAAAATAAGCATGGACTAGGAGAGATGGTGATTGTATCACAGCCTGGTCATGATgggagggtggcacagggcaggagaggctctgctggggcCCTTTATTGCCTTGCTGTGCCTTGCTGGGGCCCTTTATTGccttgctgtgcccaggcagcagctcccagatgCATCCTCTGGTGGCACCTGGAACACAATGGGTTACGTGATACCAAATGTCTTTGTTTCCTGGCCTGAGCCTAGAAAACACATTAAATGCTCTTCTAAAACATGTATTTCAGGAAAACATCTTCTGTAATTACTACAGAAAAAGCTGTGATAGGAAAGGGAAGGGAGTTGGTCTGCACAAGCGTGACCTAGTTGGGAAAGGAGTCAGCTAAGCATAACTCAATTAACTGAAGTTTTCAGAGAGTCCTTGGGTTACAGTTAAGTGGATTTGTGAATCCCTACTACCACATAACTAACCTTAATTGGTGTTTCAGGATGTGAGCCAATTTCAGTTTGGGGGGGGATTGTGGGTTCTTATTCTGTATTCCAGTGCTCATGCACCTGTGTGTAGTGGAGGTAGGAGGACAAGGATTTGAAGACTCTGACATTTCTGGTTAAATgggcttttctgttttttgagAAGGTGTAGAAAATCAGTCTTTGCTGGGGTTGATATGTGCAGGAggcaaaggaaagcaaagttcCAGTATTGTATATTCAGTTCTCCAGTATTGTATGCTTTGCTCTATGCACAGTAGCTTCAGTCtaaatttcagtttctctttcttccttctaGAGTAGTCTGACACCTGCTGCTATCTCTTTTGCCCACCTGGTCAATAACCTTTAGTTATAATGTATTGGTTAGAGGGCTGCAGCGCCTTATTACTTTAATTCTTATTTACTTGTGTCTGCTAACTGGattttttgctattttaagGAGAATAAACCCCAGACAGTGCAGAGATGCATGTTTTATGCTATATACTTAGCATGTTGCAGTGCTAGAAATGAAGCAGAACAATAATCACAGTTGTATAGTCAGGATTACAGGATTGAGGCTATTCTATACACAATATATGATGTGTCCTAGGGCTGATTCATATACAAAACCAAACAGTTACAGCACACACACAGTAAGACTTTTTAAACTAAACACTGAGTTTGCTGTTTCTATAAATGCCATTCCACATTGTCCTCAATTACATCAACTTGCATCATCTGTGTCTGTTGTATAGGAACAATTACCAGGCTTCTCAATGGttataggatttttttctttataaaaactCTTAGAAGTTGCTAAATGATATATAAATCTAGTGGAGCTTAAAAAAGATATTATGCCACATGAACTTTgtagagaaaaatatatttcttgaTACCTTTTGCTgtttgtgctttattttcttttaaatccagATCAAATAACTGGTTGATTCCCTTGCTGACATAATTTTAAAGTACTGGCCCTGTCTTTATAATACTGCAGCATTTCTTAGTTCAACACAGACTTTTTAGTGatgccatttttattttgaaagaacGTGGTGGTTTTGTAACTGCAGCCAATATAACTGTATAAATATGTCTCTTTAGCTAGTTGGGCCTTCTCTTCCATTTTTAAGGCAAGAAACTGATTGCTTCTGAAATAATAGGTCTGATACAGGAACAGAGGCTATATTTGTAAATTGAACTTGGAAGGGAGCTTCATCTGTTTACATAAATCAATATTGTGTATGTAATCTGTTTCTTGAGTGATGATTATTTCAGAATATGTACCTGGCTTGATTCACTACATCTTGCTAGTTTGCTATTCACTGGGTCTTTTATCTGAACATCTTAAACTGTCTGTGCCTTGTAGTGACCTGTGACAGCTTTGGGAAGGCACTGAGCACTTTAGGTAGGCAATATAGGCTTTGGTATCAGAGGCTTTTGAATGCAAAAaaggggtgggtttttttgcctaaATCTTAACTGCTCAGTAGAAGCACTGAGGCCATAGGATTTGTCCATTAATTTGTGTCAAGTCCAAAAGATTTTGATAACATATGGCTCTCTTAAAAAGAGAGCTAAATAATACAAAGTCTACTGCTTCATCTGATAAGCTGCTAATAGTAATTGAAGGGCATGTCTGTTTTACTGGTACTTGCCACTTAAAATTCTCTAATGTAAATTTTCAGGTATCACATTTTACTGTGCTGTATCACATTTTACTGTGCTGATCTTGATCACACTCTCTTTGcagtttttcttaaaaataatacatGTTTTTATGTATCTTAACTAAAAACTATTCTTTCAGATTTTTGTAGGAGTGAGTTAGTTTTGTTTAGTCTGCTAGGCATGAGGCAAttattgtttaaattattttaactcCTGTTGAACACTTTCTAGATTTTTGAACTTCTATGTCAGAGTATGCCAAATGCGCCAGTAGTGATCCTTCATGCTGTGACTTTCTTGAAATCACCATGGCCTTTGGACATTCAAAGATGAACTTAGCAGCAAGataatactgaaaatatttttttttgtctgttgtaTATCCAAATCCTTTTCAGAGTCTTCCTAAATTCCATTTTCCTATTCCCAATATGACTTGCCTATTGTTTACCAGACttccagctgaaaaaaaagTGCAGGTGCCTAATTTTGTAGGTGACTCATATCACTACCTCAGAGGCTTGTCTTCTCTGTTATTTACCATTCCTTTAATCTTTCATGCACCCTTTATTAGATATTTTTTGCCATCCATCAGGTGAATGACCATTTTAACTTATGCCAGATGAATTAATGTATTGTTCACGTGCCACATGGGGTCCTCCAGGGTAATTCCTCTGTCCTCTGGCTCTTCTTCAGCAGTGGGCTGACTTCTCTTACTTACCTTGTGTAGATCCTTCAAACAGTCTGTAAGCCCTGGGGTCCATGGTGTACAAGCCTGGGCTAGGCAAATATGTACATGCAAAAGCTAGTTGTACACACTCCATGATTTGCATATGTAGATAATTGCACATTTAATTGGAGCTTTTGTTTCATGCATCCATTCTTGTGTGCATCTCTCAAGTCTGCCAGTGCAGTGTTTGCCAAATGCTCTGCTATTAGGGGATCAAGACAAAAAAGACTTCTGAAAGGTATTTTATGCATGATAATTGAAACGTGAATAGAAATTAACTCTCTCCCTGTGGCAGTTTTGGTGGATGACATAGGACATTTAAGCTAAAATTGTGAAGATGTCAGGTGCTTTTGTTCCCCTAAAGCATCAAAATAAAGGTAAAGAactgctggcagccctgccccCACCCgcttttctttgctgctcttAAAATAGGCTTTGAAGGGAATGTATTTTAGCTTTCATGGAAAAGAGAGTTTTCTGTAACCTCTTcagtaattaaattattttgaaacttGAAGTGTTTTGAAGCAGCGAGGGGAACGACATGATCTGGTTGTACTTAAATGTGTTTGAATGATGGGTGACATCCTCGTGAtgagtgaggaggaggagaagggtgCTCTATAGAACACCATAAAATGGTGCCTCTTAACTCTGCAGGAACTGAGTGTGCCAGGGCTCTTCATGGAGAGCAatgccagctgctgctttgtctACAGAGACTTGTTGAGTTTTCATTCTTTGCACAAGTTTAGACTGACCGTGGTACAAAACAATGAATAGTCTGTATGTTTCTTCAGAACATTTCCTATGTGTTAGTGGTAACTAAAAATGAACCTCTGAAGTaagctctgctctcagcaggagGGACTTGCaataaaaatcttaaagaaCATTGTGTCCCACTTTTTCCATAATAGaagtaaatatttctttttcttcttcttcaattTTTAATCTACTTTATGATATATTGTGGCTTCTTGTTCCATCTGTCAGATGATAATAACAATGCCAAGTCATACTGTCATTAGACTTCTCCAACAAGAGCCCAGGAAACTTTTTGTCTTCTGGAAAAGCTGTAGAAAAACAAAGTTCTTTGTTTGTGGTGACAGCATTATGAGATGAGGAAAGTTGTTTTGTGGTGCTGGAGTGGGGGCTGGTGGGTTTTATGGAGAGTGCAGTCAGTCTGACACAAAGATCCATTTCCCATAGCCCATTCTCATTTCAAGTGTAACTGAAACAAACTGCAGAGTCTACCAACAGTTGTTATCCAGCAAATgtcattaattattttctttttgaaatggCAGATACTTTGGATGAATACTTTGAGTATGAAGCTGAGGAGTTCCTGgtctccctggccctgctgatCACGGAGGGCCGGACACCAGAGTACTCCATCAAGGGCAGGACAGAGGGCTTTCACTGCCCACCAGCACAGTCAAGCCAGCCACCAACAACTAAGCATGAATGCAGCGACAAACTGGCTCAGGTATGGTGGTGGTACCCATTTCATGTCACAAATCCTTGCTCCTGTGGTTAAAGCCAGCCAGGAACCCCACAGTGGATTCACAGTTCAGCATGAGTAACAATGGCTTTCTGGCAGTCCTTCATTTAAATGAGTATGGAATTCAGTACCCTGCTAATAATAGATCTGTCCTTAAAATGAGAGATCATTAAGCCTTTTATCCTTGAACATGAAGTTCTGCATGACTACCTGAATGCAGTGCTTGTTTGAATCTTTATTATGCAAATGACAAGCACTATACTTAGTATTCTTGGTCTGGGGTTTCTCTGGAGAAAGTGTAGGCTGACTTGCCTAactttttgcttttccaggtGTTCTGGAAAAGTTAGTGATCCAAAAAACACAAGCACATCAAATCTAGCCTGGCTATTTTGGAGAAAGGATCTTTTTTCAAGTAAAAGTCCTTAAGTACTGTGGGAAGTACTTAAGAATTCTCAAGTAAAAGTTTCTCAAGTAAAAGTTCTCAAGTACTGTGGGAATTTAAGTTACATTCATGCAGAAGTTAGCCTGCTCCAAGACACAGAATTTTTAAAGATACTGCTGGAGTCTGTCTACCCAAGAGGGTGCCTTGTGGAGAGATAACTACAAGGTAGCAAAGTGCAGTGGTTGGGGAAATGCATTTTGacaagcttttaaaatttcctaAAGAAAGCTGCTCAAATAGCAACTGTAAAGGAGgtgttaattattttttcatttaatagcTCTGGAATCTTATTTCTGATTAGGTGAAACCAAACAGAATTTGACCCTTACCTTTCTCTAGTACTTTGGATTGTGCTTTTAAATCAGATATAATCTAGATAGTATTTTTATGGCTTGTGTATGTTGACATTTTGCTTTCCCTCAGTGTCGTCAGGCCAGACGAACCAGATCTGAGGTTATGCTTCTGTGGAAGAACAATATTCCAATCATGGTAGAAGTGATGCTACTTCCAGACTGTTGCTATAGTGATGAAGGGCCCACCACAGAGGCGAACGATTTAAATGATCCTGCAATCAAACAAGATGCATTGCTGTTAGAAAGGTGGATTTTGGAGCCAGTTCCTCGACAGTAAGTTGGATATGAGGATTAGTTGATAATTGCAAGAATCTTGTCATATTAAAGTCCTTAAAGTAATCAGTTAGTGTTTTTGAACTGGCTCTTTGCCATGAGGACTGATCTAAGAAACCACTGTTTGCTAGTGAAATTGAAGCATTTCAATTTTAGTCATCTTATACTCAAAATTTCTGCAGTGCACATTCTGCAGTGCAGAGTATGAAATGATCCTGGCTGCAAATAGTAACATGTAACATTTGTTATGTCAAATTTTTTCATGTGTATAAAAACAAATCAGACTGGAATCTTCAAAACGTTTGAGGAGTTTTTGCTTTGCTTGATttaactgtattttattttctgaccaAAGATCTGACAATGTTGTAGTTCTAATAGGTCTCTGAGTATTCTTACCAACACTCATGTGTTTGTCTTTAAATGCTTAGGAGTGGAGATCGATTTATTGAAGAGAAGACCCTTTTACTGGCAGTTCgctcctttgttttcttctctcagcTGAGCGCGTGGCTGAGTGTTTCACATGGTGCTGTTCCCCGAAACATCCTGTACAGGTATGCCTGCAATGGAAAAAAACTGGTTTGCTGTTTGCAGATTGCTGCAGCTTGTCTTAAAATCATTCTTCGCTCTTATTTCCTGCTTGCTTTTAGAAGGTGCCATATTGTTGGTACTTTGGCAGTTCTATAGGATTTGTGTACTGTGCAAATACAGCAGTTACTGATGTTGCTAGTGCTTTTTCTTAGATATTTGTTACGAAGTAGATAATGAAAAACTTTTCATTTAGCTATTTCTGTAAATGCCCTTTGGTATTGTTTCAGGGTGAGCGCTGCAGATGTGGACTTGCAATGGACATTCTCCCAGACACCCACTGAGCATGTCTTTCCTGTTCCTAATGTTTCTCACAATGTGGCCTTGAGGGTCAGCGTCCAGTCCCTGCCCAGGCAATCCAACTACCCAGTTTTGACCTGTAGTATTCACACCAACCTTAGCTTTTATGAAAAGCAAATGCAAGAGCGAAAGTTCCATCAGCGCAGCgatcccagtgctgctcagtcCACTTCCAGTCCACTGCGTTTTCGTGGGAAGCAGACATGGACAATGACACCTGAAAGCCTACTTAATGGAAAAAAGGTGCCTGAATTTACCACACCTTTTAGAAATTTAAAACTTTATCCATCTACCAGACTTGGATCTGACTTTGGGGCATCACAGTCCAAAGTTCAGTGCTATAATGCTACAGCAGACAGTAAGACACAGGCTCATGAAACACCGGTCAGAACTTTTAAATCCTACTCTCTGGTGGATTCCCATGTTTCAAACAGTCACTGCTCTCATCAGCCCACAGGAGAAACCAATCCTTTGATAGGCTCTTTGCTTCAAGAGCGACAAGAGGTCATCGCAAGGATCGCTCAGCACTTGATTCACTGTGATCCAGCTACTTCACCAGTTGTTGCTGGGCGTCCATTCACCACACATGAAAACATCTCAGCTACACCAAAAGCTTTTCGGAGCACTTTTGAAGAGGAAaacttgccaaggaaaagcaaGGAGAGCtcccctgttcctgctgccaaTTTAGACAATGCAAAACAGGAGGATGGTGATGAAGGCAAAGCTAGAGCAGTGCCAGAGGTGCCCCTGCTCGATGCCCGTGTGCCAGGGAGCCACTGTGGCCGTCAGTCAGCAGGGGAGGGTAACTCCCTAATtgattccctgctccaggagcgCCAGGAGGTGATAGCAAGGATTGCCCAGCACTTGATCCATTGTGATCCAGCCACTTCCCATGTTGCTGGACGTCCATTCAAAGTGCATGAGGCTAGTCCAGTCACATCAAAAGTTTTCCGAAGTACGTATGAAGATGAAAATTTGCTGAAGAAAGGCAAGGAATCGTCTTCTGTTTCTTCTGCTAAATCAAAATTTTCTTTGTTAGAAGACAGCACTAAATCAGGGACAAAGACACCTGATACTCCTATCAGTCCTTCTAGGTTTGATGGAGAATTGAAGACTTCTCTAAAAGTCcaagcaagaagaaaattgCTTTTAGCAAAACCCAGTGAAGCTGTCCAAAATTCATTTCATCAGACTTCCAATAAAACTTGTCATGCATTTAGTAGCATTCACATATCATCATCatgtattaaagaaaacaaatctgaaaTTCCAGATAAATTGGAAATACATTCTGGTTGTGCACAGAAAGACCAGATAACCAATAGAATTAAACCGGGTTCAAATCCCAGCAGCATTGATGAACAGATTTGCACAAATAAACTTAAAGAAAGAACAATTGTTAGTGAGAACAATGGCACAGACAGTTGTAATAATATACAGATAGAAAAATGCAGAATACTTCAAGGTACAAAAAAAGCAACCGTGATCCCACTATCTGACTCTTTGCACAAAAATGAGCTCAAGTGTTTAGACAGAGACTCCAAAAAACCAATTAGTTATGAGCAAAATACACAACTTATTAgtattgaaaattatttaaataaagacCATGacaattttaaaaccaaaaccaaacaagataAAACAAAAACTGCACATGATGAGAATGAAGACCCAACAGGCCTTGATTTTCAAAGCACTTCTCAGAAGAAACCTGCAGAAGACAATGTGGTTAAGGGTGAGCGGCAGAAGAACCCAGATGTACAGGTAAGTACATTGGGAACAGACAATAATTCCTCTAGCTGCCCTTTGTCACATTGCTTGTACCCTCTGTCTGCTGGGGGCCAGCATGAAGAGGAGTTTCAGCCTGACCTTGCAGGTAGCAGTGTATTACCTTTGTAGTCCTGGCCTGAAGTAactcaggaagaatttcttaaTGGAAAGGGTTAAGCATGGGAATGGATTCCCCatgtggtggagtcaccatccctggaggtataCAAGAAACAATTTATTGCCATGGCCTAGCTGACAAGGTGACCTGTCAAATGATTCTGTGTGATGGGGTAACTTGGCCATTGGTGCCTCCCCTAAACTTCAGTTCAACATGGAGAAGGACTGACtgtcctcttcccctcatgGTGACAGAGTTATGCAAGGCTGTTTCCATGGGCACGGAGGCACCCTGGTTTGTAGAAATGCACCCATCTGAGTAGGGAATGTGATCTGTTAGGGGCAGTCTGTAGCTGTGGATTGAGTCAAGGGGAATTTCTACTGAATGTTTCATCCCATGTTAGTGTGCTGTAGATCCACCTGGGTCAGGAATCATCTCCCTTACAGCAAGTGAGTGTTACCATGGTAGGTCACTGAAATATCCCACTGATAAGCTCAGTAAATTTGTTTTGCTGGCAGAAAGCACCACCTCTAAAACACACAAATACGTGGAGGAAACACAATTTTAGATCCCTGGATGGAACTTCAACCAAGGCTTTTCATCCCAGAACTGGACTGCCTCTGCTTTCAAGTCCTGTAAGTTATTCTGGAAATTCTTATAGCTGAGAAAGGGACTGTTTGTTCTAATGTCTGTGCATGGCACAGAATTTGACAAAATACCTAGGTGAAGGGTGTATATTTACTTTGTGTCACAGTGAATACTCTTGTGAGTAGAAATTAATGCTTAAATGAGAGAACATGTAAATTAGGCTGAATGAtaattttggaaaagaaaatactaaaGATTTAGTTGTTGAGATCATATCAAGATTAACAAAAGGTGGCATTAAATTGAAAAATGGATAGAAACAATGCTTTGGTGCTATTTTAGAGcacaaaagaaagcattttgaaGATCAGTGTTTTAAGTGTAAGttaacattttttcatttaGGGGATTTTGTGTTGCTTTTCAACACCTGATTGCCCATTATTCCAAAGCCTTTGTTTCTGTGAACAGTTTGTACTGTATATTCCTCAGTAACTAGAGGTGTCATGGAATGACTTAGTGAACAAAGCTGCTGTGATAAGGCAGACACTAGGGGAGTGTTAGAGTTCTTGGTAGGTTGTTTGGAGTTTTAAAAAACCAGGCAGTTCCTATTAAAACTACTGAAGTAGCAGTCAACACATGGGATGCTTTATTCTTCCTTGCCTGTAAAGGCTGTCATATTTTCAGGGAAATTGGATGGAAATTGTTACAGCCTGTTTATTAGTAATGTTCTGTCCTGTTCCAAAGAGACTTCAGCtttctgaatgtttttattGAAATGCTTCCTGTTAATCAGAATTTACAGTCTCATCATTAATAATCCTAGAACTTTCTTCACTAAGTTTAAAATGTATAGGAATTACATTCTCTGCTCTGTTTTTGTAATTTTATAATATCATGAAAATTCTTGGCAATATGTGCTTACTTGGCAAAATTGCCTGTGGTAGCAGTTCAGTTTTCAAATTAACATCTTCTTTCCTTGTTGAGGTTCCTCAAAGGAAAACACAGTCTGGGTGCTTTGATCTGGATTCTTCATTGTTGAAATGTCTGTCTGCAAGAAGGTATGTTTTATTTACCAGAAACATTGAGATTTTTGAGGGAGGcataatgtatatatatatatatatatttatatgcaaaATCAAAGCACAttagcaaagacaaaaaatgctttcaaaggaATCCTTATTTTGATACAAGGCTCAGCAGCTGAGTTGCCC
Coding sequences:
- the ATOSA gene encoding atos homolog protein A isoform X1, whose protein sequence is MLFPRDSAQQGGCSEPSLHVFLGIKRAGSLLSGFPCRILMLSELSSATNSHDTLDEYFEYEAEEFLVSLALLITEGRTPEYSIKGRTEGFHCPPAQSSQPPTTKHECSDKLAQCRQARRTRSEVMLLWKNNIPIMVEVMLLPDCCYSDEGPTTEANDLNDPAIKQDALLLERWILEPVPRQSGDRFIEEKTLLLAVRSFVFFSQLSAWLSVSHGAVPRNILYRVSAADVDLQWTFSQTPTEHVFPVPNVSHNVALRVSVQSLPRQSNYPVLTCSIHTNLSFYEKQMQERKFHQRSDPSAAQSTSSPLRFRGKQTWTMTPESLLNGKKVPEFTTPFRNLKLYPSTRLGSDFGASQSKVQCYNATADSKTQAHETPVRTFKSYSLVDSHVSNSHCSHQPTGETNPLIGSLLQERQEVIARIAQHLIHCDPATSPVVAGRPFTTHENISATPKAFRSTFEEENLPRKSKESSPVPAANLDNAKQEDGDEGKARAVPEVPLLDARVPGSHCGRQSAGEGNSLIDSLLQERQEVIARIAQHLIHCDPATSHVAGRPFKVHEASPVTSKVFRSTYEDENLLKKGKESSSVSSAKSKFSLLEDSTKSGTKTPDTPISPSRFDGELKTSLKVQARRKLLLAKPSEAVQNSFHQTSNKTCHAFSSIHISSSCIKENKSEIPDKLEIHSGCAQKDQITNRIKPGSNPSSIDEQICTNKLKERTIVSENNGTDSCNNIQIEKCRILQGTKKATVIPLSDSLHKNELKCLDRDSKKPISYEQNTQLISIENYLNKDHDNFKTKTKQDKTKTAHDENEDPTGLDFQSTSQKKPAEDNVVKGERQKNPDVQKAPPLKHTNTWRKHNFRSLDGTSTKAFHPRTGLPLLSSPVPQRKTQSGCFDLDSSLLKCLSARSPQQCINKDSDPDSHGKPILSSSAPPVTSLSLLGNFEESVLNFRLDPLGVVEGFTAEVGASGVFCPTHMTLPVEVSFYSVSDDNAPSPYMGVITLESLGKRGYRVPPSGTIQVTLFNPNKTVVKMFVVIYDLREMPANHQTFLRQRTFSVPVRREVKRTVNKENSHQTEERLLRYLIHLRFQSSKSGKIYLHRDVRLLFSRKSMEVDSGAAYELKSYTESPTNPQFSPRC
- the ATOSA gene encoding atos homolog protein A isoform X2, encoding MLFPRDSAQQGGCSEPSLHVFLGIKRAGSLLSGFPCRILMLSELSSATNSHDTLDEYFEYEAEEFLVSLALLITEGRTPEYSIKGRTEGFHCPPAQSSQPPTTKHECSDKLAQCRQARRTRSEVMLLWKNNIPIMVEVMLLPDCCYSDEGPTTEANDLNDPAIKQDALLLERWILEPVPRQSGDRFIEEKTLLLAVRSFVFFSQLSAWLSVSHGAVPRNILYRVSAADVDLQWTFSQTPTEHVFPVPNVSHNVALRVSVQSLPRQSNYPVLTCSIHTNLSFYEKQMQERKFHQRSDPSAAQSTSSPLRFRGKQTWTMTPESLLNGKKVPEFTTPFRNLKLYPSTRLGSDFGASQSKVQCYNATADSKTQAHETPVRTFKSYSLVDSHVSNSHCSHQPTGETNPLIGSLLQERQEVIARIAQHLIHCDPATSPVVAGRPFTTHENISATPKAFRSTFEEENLPRKSKESSPVPAANLDNAKQEDGDEGKARAVPEVPLLDARVPGSHCGRQSAGEGNSLIDSLLQERQEVIARIAQHLIHCDPATSHVAGRPFKVHEASPVTSKVFRSTYEDENLLKKGKESSSVSSAKSKFSLLEDSTKSGTKTPDTPISPSRFDGELKTSLKVQARRKLLLAKPSEAVQNSFHQTSNKTCHAFSSIHISSSCIKENKSEIPDKLEIHSGCAQKDQITNRIKPGSNPSSIDEQICTNKLKERTIVSENNGTDSCNNIQIEKCRILQGTKKATVIPLSDSLHKNELKCLDRDSKKPISYEQNTQLISIENYLNKDHDNFKTKTKQDKTKTAHDENEDPTGLDFQSTSQKKPAEDNVVKGERQKNPDVQVPQRKTQSGCFDLDSSLLKCLSARSPQQCINKDSDPDSHGKPILSSSAPPVTSLSLLGNFEESVLNFRLDPLGVVEGFTAEVGASGVFCPTHMTLPVEVSFYSVSDDNAPSPYMGVITLESLGKRGYRVPPSGTIQVTLFNPNKTVVKMFVVIYDLREMPANHQTFLRQRTFSVPVRREVKRTVNKENSHQTEERLLRYLIHLRFQSSKSGKIYLHRDVRLLFSRKSMEVDSGAAYELKSYTESPTNPQFSPRC
- the ATOSA gene encoding atos homolog protein A isoform X3 codes for the protein MKPERDTLDEYFEYEAEEFLVSLALLITEGRTPEYSIKGRTEGFHCPPAQSSQPPTTKHECSDKLAQCRQARRTRSEVMLLWKNNIPIMVEVMLLPDCCYSDEGPTTEANDLNDPAIKQDALLLERWILEPVPRQSGDRFIEEKTLLLAVRSFVFFSQLSAWLSVSHGAVPRNILYRVSAADVDLQWTFSQTPTEHVFPVPNVSHNVALRVSVQSLPRQSNYPVLTCSIHTNLSFYEKQMQERKFHQRSDPSAAQSTSSPLRFRGKQTWTMTPESLLNGKKVPEFTTPFRNLKLYPSTRLGSDFGASQSKVQCYNATADSKTQAHETPVRTFKSYSLVDSHVSNSHCSHQPTGETNPLIGSLLQERQEVIARIAQHLIHCDPATSPVVAGRPFTTHENISATPKAFRSTFEEENLPRKSKESSPVPAANLDNAKQEDGDEGKARAVPEVPLLDARVPGSHCGRQSAGEGNSLIDSLLQERQEVIARIAQHLIHCDPATSHVAGRPFKVHEASPVTSKVFRSTYEDENLLKKGKESSSVSSAKSKFSLLEDSTKSGTKTPDTPISPSRFDGELKTSLKVQARRKLLLAKPSEAVQNSFHQTSNKTCHAFSSIHISSSCIKENKSEIPDKLEIHSGCAQKDQITNRIKPGSNPSSIDEQICTNKLKERTIVSENNGTDSCNNIQIEKCRILQGTKKATVIPLSDSLHKNELKCLDRDSKKPISYEQNTQLISIENYLNKDHDNFKTKTKQDKTKTAHDENEDPTGLDFQSTSQKKPAEDNVVKGERQKNPDVQKAPPLKHTNTWRKHNFRSLDGTSTKAFHPRTGLPLLSSPVPQRKTQSGCFDLDSSLLKCLSARSPQQCINKDSDPDSHGKPILSSSAPPVTSLSLLGNFEESVLNFRLDPLGVVEGFTAEVGASGVFCPTHMTLPVEVSFYSVSDDNAPSPYMGVITLESLGKRGYRVPPSGTIQVTLFNPNKTVVKMFVVIYDLREMPANHQTFLRQRTFSVPVRREVKRTVNKENSHQTEERLLRYLIHLRFQSSKSGKIYLHRDVRLLFSRKSMEVDSGAAYELKSYTESPTNPQFSPRC